A window of Nitrosopumilus sp. b3 contains these coding sequences:
- the trxA gene encoding thioredoxin, whose translation MGITQISDAKSWEVDVINSDVPVFVDFWAEWCGPCRMVGPVVEELANDYDGKVKFVKVNVDEANELASKYNVFSIPTLILLNKGEIVSQQVGAASKESYKNMIDRALA comes from the coding sequence ATGGGAATTACTCAAATTTCAGATGCAAAGTCATGGGAAGTCGATGTAATAAACTCTGACGTTCCTGTATTTGTAGACTTTTGGGCCGAATGGTGTGGTCCATGTAGAATGGTAGGTCCAGTAGTTGAAGAATTGGCTAATGACTATGATGGCAAAGTAAAATTTGTCAAGGTTAATGTTGATGAAGCCAATGAATTGGCATCTAAATACAATGTCTTTAGTATTCCAACCTTAATCCTCCTTAACAAAGGAGAAATAGTTAGCCAACAAGTAGGTGCAGCTTCAAAAGAATCATACAAAAATATGATTGATAGAGCACTTGCGTAA
- a CDS encoding 4-hydroxybutyrate--CoA ligase, whose amino-acid sequence MADSVILSPKSIAVIGASDKRGSVGATITSNIMNGFKGSVYPISPSRDTVFYKKAYKSVLDVPKQIDLAVVVIKNTLVAPVLEECGKKKIKGVIIITAGFKEVDEEGAKREQELKDIAKKYNIQVIGPNCLGVMNLDPKTMMNSTFLKVTPKSGKIALVSQSGAICAALVEDASAQGIGFSAVVSLGNKAVMSEVDVLKILANHKQTKVIVMYLEDMGNGQEFLKVCKNITKKLKKPVLVLKSGRSPEGAKAAMSHTGALMGSDEIYDALLKQSGAIRVDTMEELFDYATAFSKQPLPTGGDLVIVSNAGGPAIISTDACSKMKIKMADITSVRKKIDQVIPPWGSSRNPVDIVGDADFNRFHNVLDRVLKHPKVGSVISMCTPSGTLNYDKLAEVIVEMSKKYKKTMLASLMGLDEGITNREILADGNVPYYTYAEGAIRTLSAMIRFSNWIKAPNGKITKFKVNKAKAKKIFDKVKKEKRPNLLEEEGQEVLKAYGLPLPQSALAKNETEAIKIAKKIGYPVVMKIASPQIIHKSDAGGVKVNLTNDDDVKDAFKTIVKNAKKYDKKAEIKGVLIVEMVKGGKELIIGSKLEPGFGPVIMLGMGGIYVEVLKDVTFKLAPVTNLEADDMIASIKTQKLLQGVRGEKPSDIVKLSECIQRLSQLVSDFKEIKELDMNPVLVMEKGKGCRILDVRIGL is encoded by the coding sequence ATGGCAGATTCTGTAATTTTATCACCAAAATCAATTGCTGTCATAGGTGCCTCTGATAAAAGAGGAAGTGTCGGTGCTACAATTACATCAAACATTATGAATGGTTTCAAAGGTTCAGTTTATCCAATTAGCCCATCACGAGATACAGTATTTTATAAAAAAGCATACAAGAGCGTTTTGGATGTCCCAAAACAAATTGATCTTGCAGTTGTTGTAATTAAAAATACCCTAGTTGCACCTGTCTTAGAAGAATGTGGTAAAAAGAAAATCAAAGGAGTGATAATCATTACTGCAGGTTTCAAAGAAGTTGATGAAGAAGGTGCAAAACGTGAGCAAGAACTAAAAGATATTGCTAAGAAATACAATATTCAAGTTATTGGACCAAACTGTCTTGGTGTGATGAACCTTGATCCAAAAACAATGATGAATTCTACATTTCTTAAAGTTACACCAAAGTCTGGAAAAATTGCACTTGTATCTCAAAGTGGCGCAATATGTGCTGCTCTAGTTGAAGATGCTAGTGCACAAGGAATAGGTTTCTCAGCAGTTGTAAGTCTTGGAAATAAAGCTGTAATGAGTGAAGTTGATGTTTTAAAGATTCTTGCCAATCACAAACAAACCAAAGTAATTGTAATGTATCTTGAAGACATGGGTAATGGCCAGGAATTCCTTAAAGTTTGTAAAAATATTACTAAAAAACTCAAAAAACCAGTTCTCGTGCTCAAATCAGGACGAAGTCCAGAGGGTGCAAAGGCTGCAATGTCTCATACTGGTGCTTTGATGGGTTCAGATGAAATCTATGATGCATTACTAAAACAATCAGGTGCAATCAGAGTAGATACCATGGAAGAACTATTTGATTATGCAACTGCATTTTCAAAGCAACCATTACCAACAGGTGGTGATCTAGTAATCGTATCAAATGCTGGAGGTCCAGCAATAATCTCAACTGATGCATGTTCAAAAATGAAAATAAAAATGGCAGACATTACTAGTGTCAGAAAAAAAATTGATCAAGTTATTCCACCATGGGGAAGTTCCAGAAATCCAGTTGACATTGTTGGTGATGCTGATTTTAATAGATTCCATAATGTTTTAGATAGAGTACTAAAACATCCAAAAGTTGGCTCTGTAATTTCCATGTGTACTCCATCTGGAACCCTCAACTATGACAAACTTGCAGAAGTAATTGTTGAAATGTCAAAGAAATACAAAAAAACAATGTTGGCAAGTCTGATGGGACTTGATGAAGGAATTACTAACAGGGAAATTTTAGCTGATGGAAATGTTCCATACTACACATATGCAGAAGGTGCAATCAGAACACTTTCAGCAATGATTAGATTTTCAAATTGGATTAAAGCTCCAAATGGAAAAATTACCAAATTCAAAGTTAACAAAGCAAAAGCAAAAAAGATTTTTGATAAAGTCAAAAAAGAAAAGAGACCAAATCTTTTAGAAGAAGAAGGACAAGAAGTTCTAAAAGCATATGGGTTACCACTACCTCAAAGTGCTCTTGCAAAAAATGAAACAGAAGCAATAAAAATTGCAAAAAAAATTGGCTATCCTGTTGTAATGAAGATTGCATCACCTCAGATTATTCATAAATCTGATGCGGGCGGTGTTAAAGTGAACCTTACAAATGATGATGATGTTAAAGATGCATTCAAAACAATTGTCAAAAATGCTAAAAAATACGACAAGAAAGCCGAGATTAAAGGCGTTTTAATTGTGGAGATGGTAAAAGGTGGCAAGGAACTAATCATAGGCTCAAAACTTGAACCTGGTTTTGGTCCAGTCATCATGCTAGGAATGGGAGGAATCTATGTAGAAGTTCTAAAAGATGTTACATTCAAACTTGCACCAGTTACTAACCTTGAAGCTGATGATATGATAGCCTCAATTAAGACTCAAAAACTTCTTCAGGGTGTAAGGGGTGAGAAACCATCTGATATTGTAAAACTTTCTGAATGTATTCAGAGATTATCACAACTAGTTTCTGACTTTAAAGAAATCAAAGAATTAGATATGAATCCAGTACTTGTCATGGAAAAGGGTAAGGGTTGTCGTATTCTTGATGTACGAATAGGACTCTGA
- a CDS encoding winged helix-turn-helix domain-containing protein has translation MANDPDAKRLLWFVFAGSRGGLNRLKIISKLKEKPFNTNQLAKEMNLDYKAIQHHIRVLEKNNMVTKIGEKYGVAYFISNFLEVNMETFEEIEAELDKSK, from the coding sequence ATGGCAAATGATCCCGATGCAAAAAGATTACTTTGGTTTGTTTTTGCAGGTTCGCGTGGAGGATTAAATAGATTAAAAATAATTTCAAAACTAAAAGAAAAACCATTCAATACTAATCAGTTAGCTAAAGAGATGAATTTAGATTACAAAGCCATTCAACATCACATTAGGGTTCTTGAAAAAAATAACATGGTTACAAAAATTGGGGAAAAATATGGTGTTGCATACTTTATCTCTAACTTTCTTGAAGTAAATATGGAGACATTTGAAGAAATTGAAGCAGAATTGGACAAAAGTAAATAA
- a CDS encoding response regulator: MNSIILLVEDDKDLISIYKEILELHGFELQTAVNGEEAVEKFKNVNPSLVIMDGDMPVLDGYEAFKQIKEIDNNAKVVMVTGYSQFDPKNQEAAKEGLIKIISKPLGVDELIALAQQYTEPKIKQ, translated from the coding sequence ATGAATAGTATTATTCTATTAGTTGAAGATGATAAGGACTTAATTTCTATCTATAAAGAAATTCTAGAATTGCATGGATTTGAACTTCAAACAGCAGTTAATGGAGAAGAGGCAGTTGAAAAATTCAAAAATGTCAATCCTTCTTTAGTAATTATGGATGGTGATATGCCAGTTCTTGATGGATATGAAGCTTTTAAACAAATCAAAGAGATTGATAATAATGCCAAAGTTGTAATGGTAACTGGATATTCGCAATTTGACCCAAAAAATCAAGAAGCTGCAAAAGAAGGATTAATCAAAATAATCTCAAAACCCTTAGGTGTAGATGAATTAATTGCTCTTGCACAACAATACACTGAACCCAAAATAAAACAGTAA
- a CDS encoding signal peptidase I, whose product MAKKSISKGVIKDIVIVGVGVLVIWIGLQVAFGTQNPFYVVASGSMIPVLEVYDVLVVQGHEPFEDIEVGDIIVFNRPSDHNRVIVHRVASIIDDDPKTIRTKGDANPASIPGTDFPITEKEYIGKVAYTIPQVGYVTQLLKPPINYVIIAVVIGIMVVKQMAKKKSEKELPLSDPLNSENSETTDELSDIDKIEKDTEYSEHTEKSKEVDELGDVDDSEYLEKMEEMKKEMEDIDESIEKSVDDKTDEKKN is encoded by the coding sequence TTGGCAAAAAAATCCATCTCCAAAGGTGTTATCAAAGATATTGTCATTGTAGGCGTTGGAGTTTTAGTTATTTGGATAGGATTACAAGTTGCTTTTGGAACCCAAAATCCATTTTATGTGGTTGCAAGCGGAAGTATGATTCCAGTTTTAGAAGTTTATGATGTACTAGTGGTACAAGGACATGAACCATTTGAGGACATTGAAGTGGGGGACATTATTGTGTTTAATCGACCATCTGATCATAATAGAGTGATTGTGCATAGAGTAGCCTCAATAATCGATGATGATCCTAAAACAATCAGAACAAAAGGTGATGCAAATCCAGCATCAATTCCAGGAACTGATTTTCCGATTACTGAAAAAGAATACATAGGTAAAGTCGCTTATACGATTCCACAGGTTGGATATGTCACACAGCTGCTAAAACCACCAATCAACTATGTCATAATTGCAGTTGTGATAGGCATAATGGTTGTAAAACAGATGGCAAAGAAGAAAAGTGAAAAAGAACTTCCACTTTCAGATCCGCTAAATTCAGAAAACTCTGAAACTACTGATGAGTTATCAGATATTGATAAAATAGAGAAAGACACTGAATATTCTGAGCATACAGAAAAATCTAAAGAAGTTGATGAGTTAGGAGACGTTGATGATTCTGAATATTTAGAAAAAATGGAAGAAATGAAAAAAGAAATGGAAGACATAGATGAATCAATTGAAAAATCAGTTGATGATAAAACTGATGAAAAAAAGAACTGA
- a CDS encoding ATP-binding protein: MSSDVLSKSSIHYKQILIFLILVLVAISAIYQLRPFLNDEQFSWISIPTYSILPGLLTVYSSILAIKLFRQKHFQAKAFFFFALATAAWFIAEQIWQAYDHIWEGEPFPSEADIFYLASYPFMIAFLFISIKPIIKTVSRNAWLFAMALSFALLIPSILASYNDIVGEDAFAISIALTYTILASIKLVPAIIGILFLAKKGANFSWMLILFGLIVYNISDTFFLFAELDDSYYDGHPVDLMFVYSFILLIFALHIRLKIAKLPGIEKQAMFFTENIQFETIKQFGIPLTLSIVCLVSVISLVNAIFIQSNEGISSQNLIFGVLAILGVFVMIVIIINKNLTRLVEIRTEELEKQKNNLEHLVEAKTQELLKSERLSAIGELSGRLAHDMRNPLSVMKMSVDLINQSNRDTKISDVKVKERLDLIKKSIDRISHQVDDVLGYVRNSPLKLMSVSLSELIQNCIKKINVPKNVKLKFIENNLQIKCDPVKLEAVIINLIVNAIQEIPNGGDIEIKSFENNEFVVVEFIDSGEGISDENIDKVFEPLFTTKQKGTGLGLASCKNIIEQHLGKISVKNNPTTFTILIPKELKEISKIEKSL, encoded by the coding sequence TTGAGCAGTGATGTTTTATCAAAATCAAGCATTCATTATAAACAAATTCTAATTTTTTTAATTTTAGTTTTAGTAGCAATTAGTGCCATCTATCAGTTAAGACCATTTCTTAATGATGAACAATTTAGTTGGATTTCAATTCCAACATATTCAATTCTTCCAGGATTACTTACAGTTTATTCCAGTATCCTTGCAATAAAATTATTTAGACAAAAACACTTTCAAGCTAAAGCATTTTTTTTCTTTGCATTAGCTACTGCAGCGTGGTTTATAGCTGAACAAATTTGGCAAGCTTATGATCATATTTGGGAAGGTGAACCATTTCCGTCAGAAGCTGATATTTTTTATCTTGCATCATATCCATTTATGATTGCATTTTTATTTATTTCAATAAAACCAATAATCAAAACAGTTTCTAGAAATGCTTGGTTGTTTGCAATGGCATTATCATTTGCTTTGTTGATTCCATCCATTCTAGCATCATACAATGACATTGTAGGTGAAGATGCATTTGCAATATCAATTGCACTAACATATACAATATTGGCTTCAATCAAATTAGTTCCAGCAATAATCGGCATATTATTTCTAGCCAAAAAAGGTGCAAACTTTTCATGGATGCTTATCTTATTCGGATTGATAGTTTACAATATTTCAGATACATTCTTCCTTTTTGCTGAGCTTGATGATTCGTATTATGATGGACACCCAGTTGATTTGATGTTTGTATATAGTTTCATCCTGCTAATTTTTGCACTACATATTAGATTGAAAATTGCAAAATTACCAGGAATCGAAAAACAAGCGATGTTTTTTACTGAAAATATACAATTTGAAACTATCAAACAGTTTGGAATTCCATTGACTTTATCTATTGTATGTTTGGTTAGTGTCATTTCACTAGTAAATGCAATTTTCATTCAATCAAATGAAGGAATTTCTTCTCAAAATTTAATTTTCGGAGTTCTTGCAATACTTGGAGTTTTTGTAATGATTGTTATAATCATAAATAAGAACTTAACAAGATTAGTTGAAATTAGAACTGAAGAACTTGAAAAGCAAAAAAATAATCTAGAACATCTTGTAGAGGCAAAAACTCAGGAATTATTAAAATCTGAACGCCTATCTGCAATAGGTGAATTATCTGGTCGTCTAGCACATGACATGAGAAATCCATTGTCAGTAATGAAAATGTCTGTAGATTTGATAAATCAGAGTAATAGAGATACAAAAATTTCTGATGTCAAAGTAAAAGAACGATTAGATTTGATTAAGAAAAGCATCGATAGAATTTCTCATCAGGTAGATGATGTCTTGGGTTATGTAAGAAATTCTCCATTAAAATTAATGTCAGTATCTTTATCAGAACTGATTCAAAATTGTATAAAAAAAATTAATGTGCCAAAAAATGTAAAATTGAAATTTATTGAAAATAATTTGCAAATAAAGTGCGATCCAGTAAAGCTTGAAGCTGTTATTATCAATCTTATTGTAAATGCAATTCAAGAAATTCCAAATGGTGGCGATATCGAGATAAAATCATTTGAGAATAATGAGTTTGTAGTAGTTGAATTCATTGATTCTGGAGAAGGAATATCAGATGAAAATATTGACAAAGTATTTGAACCACTTTTTACTACAAAACAAAAAGGAACTGGGTTGGGATTGGCCAGTTGTAAGAACATAATAGAACAACATCTAGGTAAAATTTCTGTGAAAAACAATCCTACAACATTTACTATTTTGATTCCAAAAGAATTAAAAGAAATTTCTAAAATTGAAAAAAGTTTATAG
- a CDS encoding zinc-ribbon domain-containing protein, whose protein sequence is MSSELRLKKLRGSGGYVMATVTDEQQMKGNLGGPDLFLAPIGRLEAERITKHFCNTCEKEFEGSPKIEFENPNEEVAENLILYEKGQYICNSCNASIAEYREFRKQDEAGDVGVAKPLEPSVESAPEQNVEPTVQTPQETVTQPGPSTSVSSIEGRGVYDENANKIGTAKQVGIDSTQSMVLVITKNDGSEGSIPWSNIKKVGEVILLGNPEETVQPGKCSNCGFGNKEGSKFCEECGTKI, encoded by the coding sequence ATGAGTTCAGAGCTTAGATTAAAGAAATTACGAGGTTCTGGAGGCTATGTTATGGCCACAGTTACAGATGAACAACAGATGAAAGGGAATTTAGGAGGTCCAGATCTATTTTTAGCACCTATCGGAAGACTGGAAGCAGAAAGAATTACTAAACATTTTTGCAATACTTGTGAAAAAGAATTTGAGGGTTCTCCAAAAATAGAGTTTGAAAACCCAAATGAAGAAGTTGCAGAAAATTTAATCTTATATGAAAAAGGTCAATACATTTGCAATTCATGTAATGCATCAATTGCAGAGTATAGAGAATTTAGAAAACAAGATGAAGCTGGAGATGTAGGAGTTGCAAAACCATTAGAGCCTTCAGTTGAAAGTGCGCCAGAACAAAATGTGGAACCTACAGTACAAACCCCACAGGAAACAGTTACACAACCAGGCCCATCAACATCAGTCAGCTCCATTGAAGGAAGAGGAGTGTATGATGAAAATGCAAACAAGATTGGAACTGCAAAACAAGTCGGAATTGATTCAACACAATCAATGGTTTTAGTAATTACTAAAAATGATGGTTCTGAAGGTAGCATTCCGTGGAGCAATATCAAAAAGGTTGGTGAAGTTATTCTTTTGGGAAATCCAGAAGAAACAGTTCAACCAGGAAAATGCTCAAACTGTGGATTTGGAAATAAAGAAGGATCCAAGTTCTGTGAAGAGTGTGGAACCAAGATTTAG
- a CDS encoding GNAT family N-acetyltransferase, translating to MENIDVREASSKDIPIILGLLYDLGRPKPQKDSDVDYFRKLVKNYITDNDKKILVALHDDTEIIAMVSIIFLSRLNQNSLELYIPELIVRDKFQHMGVGKKLISYCISIGKEKKCHRIRLESGNKRTESHKFYKKLGFDQSGLSFTLALN from the coding sequence ATGGAAAATATTGATGTAAGAGAGGCTTCAAGTAAGGATATCCCCATTATTCTTGGATTGCTTTATGATCTTGGTCGTCCAAAACCACAAAAAGATTCTGATGTTGATTATTTTAGAAAACTAGTAAAAAATTACATTACTGATAATGATAAAAAAATTCTTGTTGCGCTACATGATGATACTGAAATAATTGCAATGGTAAGTATTATTTTTCTATCAAGACTTAATCAAAATTCTTTGGAGTTATACATTCCCGAATTAATTGTTCGAGATAAATTTCAACATATGGGAGTTGGAAAAAAACTAATCAGTTATTGCATATCTATTGGAAAAGAGAAAAAATGTCATAGAATTAGGCTTGAATCTGGAAATAAACGAACTGAATCACACAAGTTTTATAAAAAATTAGGATTTGATCAATCTGGTCTTTCATTTACACTTGCTTTGAATTAG
- a CDS encoding 4-hydroxyphenylacetate 3-hydroxylase N-terminal domain-containing protein, whose amino-acid sequence MANVLKTIRTGDDYIESLRGRDLKIYLFGELVKEPVDHPMIRPSINAVAETYDLAVREEELASANSSLTGLRVNRFLHIAESAQDLVLQNKMQRKLGQNTGTCFQRCVGMDALNSLHSTTFEIDEKHGTDYHKRFLEFVKMVQKENLVIGGAMTDPKGDRSKGPADQDDPDLFTRIVDKDEKGIYVSGAKAHQTGCINSHWIILMPTVRLTENDKDWAIVGAIPADAKGVTYIYGRQSCDTRSMEEGDIDDGNAKYGGQEALIILDRVFIPWDKVFMNGEYEFASMLIERFTCYHRRSYVCKTGLGDVLIGAAATIADYNGVPKVSHIKDKIIEMTHLNETIFAAGIASSHQGQKMKSGVYLNDDMLAQVCKHNVTRFPYEISRLAQDIAGGLVVTLPSEKDFRHPEAGPLLKKYLAGRKGVDVENRMRILRLIENMTLGRNAVGYLTESMHGAGSPQAQRIQIQRQMQVGYKKNLAKHLAGITNDVEEPHEPSEYFKRVFKTKESVL is encoded by the coding sequence ATGGCTAATGTCTTGAAGACAATTAGAACAGGCGATGATTACATAGAAAGTCTCAGAGGACGGGATCTCAAAATTTACCTCTTTGGAGAACTTGTAAAAGAACCAGTAGATCATCCAATGATTAGGCCATCAATTAACGCAGTTGCTGAAACTTATGATCTTGCAGTTAGAGAGGAAGAACTAGCTTCTGCTAATTCATCTCTTACTGGATTAAGGGTTAATAGATTTTTACACATTGCAGAAAGTGCTCAGGATTTAGTTTTACAAAATAAAATGCAAAGAAAACTAGGACAAAACACTGGAACATGTTTCCAGAGATGTGTTGGAATGGATGCACTGAATTCTTTACACTCTACTACATTTGAGATTGATGAGAAACATGGGACAGATTATCATAAAAGATTTTTAGAATTTGTAAAGATGGTTCAAAAGGAAAATCTTGTCATTGGTGGTGCAATGACTGATCCTAAAGGTGATAGAAGTAAAGGACCTGCAGATCAAGATGATCCAGATCTATTTACAAGAATTGTAGATAAAGATGAGAAAGGAATCTATGTTTCTGGTGCTAAAGCACATCAAACTGGATGTATCAATTCACATTGGATTATTTTAATGCCAACAGTTAGACTGACAGAAAATGATAAAGACTGGGCAATTGTTGGGGCAATTCCAGCTGATGCAAAAGGTGTCACTTACATCTATGGTAGACAATCCTGTGATACTCGTAGTATGGAAGAAGGTGACATTGATGATGGCAATGCAAAATATGGTGGACAAGAGGCATTAATCATTTTAGATAGAGTGTTTATTCCATGGGACAAAGTTTTCATGAATGGAGAATATGAATTTGCATCAATGCTTATTGAACGTTTTACTTGTTATCATAGACGAAGTTATGTCTGTAAAACTGGACTTGGAGATGTATTAATTGGTGCAGCAGCAACTATTGCTGATTACAACGGTGTTCCAAAAGTTTCACATATCAAAGATAAAATTATTGAGATGACTCATCTAAATGAAACAATTTTTGCCGCAGGAATTGCATCTTCTCACCAAGGTCAAAAGATGAAATCTGGTGTTTATCTTAATGATGATATGCTTGCTCAAGTTTGCAAGCATAATGTTACTCGTTTCCCCTATGAAATTAGTAGACTTGCACAAGACATTGCAGGTGGATTGGTAGTAACTCTTCCATCTGAAAAAGACTTTAGACATCCAGAAGCAGGACCGCTTTTGAAAAAATATCTGGCAGGAAGAAAAGGCGTTGATGTTGAAAATAGAATGAGAATATTGAGATTAATTGAAAACATGACTCTTGGTAGAAATGCAGTTGGTTATCTTACAGAATCAATGCACGGTGCAGGTTCTCCGCAAGCACAAAGAATTCAAATTCAAAGACAAATGCAAGTAGGTTACAAAAAGAATCTTGCGAAACATTTGGCCGGTATCACAAATGATGTTGAAGAACCACATGAGCCATCTGAATACTTTAAGCGAGTTTTCAAAACTAAAGAATCTGTTCTTTAA
- a CDS encoding class I SAM-dependent methyltransferase, translating into MRYNKEFWDKYANDNEARYNEEFAKFTRDLATSLHCTSILEIGCGTGIDLRLFSNDFQIYGVDLNENALEIAKEKIPFANFKKSNITDLPFEDSSVDFIFTHQLLNYLDDDTLDKGIAEMYRVTRKYIMNCEKFEETEKQIDENHKFRNVYKRWLNYNVRIVSNVDMHEDIDPNKSRFTLLKKL; encoded by the coding sequence ATGAGATACAACAAGGAATTTTGGGACAAATATGCAAATGACAATGAAGCAAGATACAATGAAGAATTTGCAAAATTTACTAGAGATTTGGCTACATCCTTGCATTGCACAAGCATCTTGGAGATAGGTTGTGGTACTGGAATTGACTTGAGATTATTTTCAAATGACTTTCAAATTTATGGAGTTGATCTTAATGAAAATGCACTAGAGATTGCAAAAGAAAAGATACCTTTTGCAAATTTTAAGAAATCAAATATCACTGATTTACCCTTTGAGGATTCTTCAGTTGATTTTATTTTTACACACCAATTATTGAATTATTTAGATGATGATACACTTGATAAAGGAATTGCCGAAATGTATCGAGTTACTAGAAAATATATTATGAATTGTGAAAAATTTGAAGAAACAGAAAAACAGATAGATGAAAATCATAAATTTCGAAATGTCTACAAAAGATGGTTAAACTACAATGTGCGTATTGTAAGCAATGTGGATATGCATGAAGACATTGATCCTAATAAATCTAGATTTACCTTGCTAAAAAAACTATAA
- a CDS encoding radical SAM protein has product MMLNYDAPLYRPPSEARSLIFQVTLGCSFNECSFCDMYRSKEYSERPWEDVKAEIDTMANYLPDTKRVFLADGDALNLDSEYMIKIVKYIKEKFANLERISCYAMPMNILKKSSEELKKMNEAGLDMFYLGIESGSDIVLKKVTKGATGKTIIKSVNKAKEAGYIMSCMVILGLGGKKYSKEHIKGTAEVISACSPNYVGALTLYLENGIKQEFIDKYDGEFVKINDDESLDELHDLLSQIDTKEEIVFRANHGSNAYTIKGTFPQDKQEMIEKVEWMKQHPEIMRPQGLRGF; this is encoded by the coding sequence ATGATGTTAAATTATGATGCACCGTTATACAGACCACCATCAGAAGCTAGATCATTAATTTTTCAGGTAACATTAGGCTGTTCTTTTAACGAATGTTCATTTTGTGATATGTATAGATCAAAAGAATATTCAGAAAGACCATGGGAAGATGTCAAAGCTGAAATTGATACGATGGCAAATTATCTTCCAGATACAAAGCGAGTTTTTCTGGCAGATGGTGATGCATTAAATCTTGATTCTGAGTATATGATAAAAATTGTAAAATACATTAAAGAAAAATTTGCAAATCTTGAAAGAATTTCATGTTATGCAATGCCAATGAATATTCTAAAAAAATCATCTGAAGAATTAAAGAAAATGAATGAAGCAGGTTTAGACATGTTTTATTTGGGTATAGAAAGTGGTTCAGATATTGTTTTAAAAAAAGTTACAAAAGGGGCAACTGGAAAAACAATCATCAAGTCTGTTAACAAAGCAAAAGAAGCAGGGTACATCATGTCATGCATGGTGATTTTGGGATTAGGAGGAAAAAAATATTCTAAAGAGCACATCAAAGGAACTGCTGAAGTGATAAGTGCATGTTCTCCAAATTATGTAGGTGCTCTTACCCTGTATTTAGAAAATGGGATTAAACAGGAATTTATTGACAAGTATGATGGAGAATTTGTCAAAATTAATGATGATGAATCATTAGACGAACTTCATGATTTACTAAGTCAGATTGATACAAAAGAAGAGATTGTCTTTAGAGCAAATCACGGTTCAAATGCATATACAATCAAGGGGACTTTTCCTCAAGACAAGCAAGAAATGATAGAAAAAGTAGAATGGATGAAGCAGCATCCAGAAATAATGCGTCCACAAGGTCTAAGAGGATTCTAA
- a CDS encoding reverse transcriptase-like protein: MEINVYVDGSGGPNGGFGFFVKETGESFYEKKPDITNNQAEYMAIISALNKFVNSNDKITIYSDSKNTVNQLNHEFAINNEQLRDLAREAWNVMGRFSNLSIIWIPRKENLAGKMLGS, from the coding sequence ATGGAAATTAATGTATACGTTGATGGGTCTGGAGGTCCAAATGGTGGTTTTGGATTTTTTGTAAAAGAAACAGGAGAATCATTTTATGAAAAAAAACCAGATATTACAAACAATCAAGCTGAATATATGGCAATAATTTCCGCATTGAACAAATTTGTTAATTCCAATGATAAAATTACAATTTATAGTGATTCTAAAAATACTGTAAATCAACTCAATCATGAATTTGCAATAAATAATGAACAACTTCGAGATCTCGCACGTGAAGCATGGAATGTAATGGGTAGATTTTCAAATCTCTCAATCATCTGGATTCCACGAAAAGAGAATTTGGCAGGAAAGATGTTGGGAAGCTAA